The following DNA comes from Deinococcus carri.
CATCGCGCACCACGTAGCCTTCCATCCGCTCGGGGTCCACCTCGATTCCCCGCAGCGCGGCCTCGTCCCATGGCCCCCGGTACAGCTCGCGCGGGGTGGGCAGGCCCAGGCGGTGCGCCCAGGCCCGCACGTCGTCCCAGCTCAGGCTGACGTTCCGGTCGTCCCACACGCTGAAGAGGTAGAAGTAACCTTCGAGGTCGTCGTAGGACAGGCTGTGTTCGGCGTACACGTTCTCGCCGCACAGCCGCCAGCCGGGCGGAATCTCGTGCCCGAACCCGCCGCGCAGGGCCTTGACCCACGTGCGGGAAGGGTGCGGGCGCATATCGAGGCTGCGGGCGTGCAGGTCGTCCCGGTAGAGGCTGGTGTTCTCGCCGTCCAGCTTCTCGGTGACGACGACTTCCCGGCCCGTCAGGTCACGCAGGTGCGCGATGCGGCGGTCGTCATTCTGGAGGCCAGGCGACCAGGGCAGGTGGGGGGTGGAGGGGTATTTGATTCGCATGGCATCTCACCGCCCG
Coding sequences within:
- a CDS encoding RNA ligase family protein; the encoded protein is MRIKYPSTPHLPWSPGLQNDDRRIAHLRDLTGREVVVTEKLDGENTSLYRDDLHARSLDMRPHPSRTWVKALRGGFGHEIPPGWRLCGENVYAEHSLSYDDLEGYFYLFSVWDDRNVSLSWDDVRAWAHRLGLPTPRELYRGPWDEAALRGIEVDPERMEGYVVRDAAAIPYADFGTRVAKWVRAGHVQTDSHWMSRPVVPNGLRPGSPEQEDGA